In Paenibacillus sonchi, a single genomic region encodes these proteins:
- a CDS encoding amino acid permease, translated as MEAKQLNRGLKTRHIELIALGGTIGVGLFMGSASTIKWAGPSVLLAYLLAGIIMFFVMRIMGEMLVLEPVTGSFATFAHKYIHPLAGFMTAWSYWFLWVTVGMAEVTAIGIYVGYWFPGIPQWLPALAGVGIIAAANLAAVKFYGEFEFWFAMIKVVAIAVMLVLGTGMIFFGLGNGGHPIGLSNLYSHGGFFAGGLKGFLFALCIVTAAYQGIELVGITAGEAENPKYTLQKAIKNIIWRILIFYVGAVFVIVTIYPWDQVGEIGSPFVLTFAKVGIVAAAGIINFVVLTAAMSGCNSGIYSAGRMLYTLAKNGQAPKFFGKVSKTGVPRNSIITTIALLLLGVLFNYLMPDSKLFLYIYSASILPGMVPWFALAVSQFRFRAKWRSEMGAHPFKSLFFPVSNYITVIFLSLVLVGMWFNPDTRTPLIVGAVFILMVIAGYYVFGIGRGQQR; from the coding sequence TTGGAAGCTAAGCAATTAAACAGGGGTCTTAAGACAAGGCATATTGAACTGATTGCACTCGGGGGGACCATTGGTGTGGGCCTCTTTATGGGATCGGCCAGCACGATCAAATGGGCAGGGCCTTCAGTGCTGCTGGCTTATCTGCTGGCGGGAATCATCATGTTTTTTGTTATGCGCATTATGGGGGAGATGCTGGTGCTGGAACCGGTGACCGGCTCTTTCGCTACGTTTGCTCACAAGTATATTCATCCGCTTGCGGGTTTTATGACCGCCTGGAGCTACTGGTTCCTGTGGGTTACGGTAGGGATGGCGGAAGTTACGGCAATCGGGATCTATGTGGGCTACTGGTTTCCGGGGATTCCGCAATGGCTGCCGGCATTGGCAGGTGTAGGGATTATCGCGGCGGCTAATCTGGCGGCGGTGAAGTTCTATGGAGAATTTGAATTCTGGTTCGCCATGATCAAGGTGGTGGCCATTGCGGTAATGCTCGTGCTGGGCACTGGGATGATCTTTTTTGGTCTGGGTAATGGAGGGCATCCCATAGGCCTTTCCAACCTATACAGCCACGGTGGTTTTTTTGCCGGGGGCTTGAAGGGTTTTCTGTTTGCGCTTTGCATCGTCACGGCCGCCTATCAAGGGATTGAACTGGTGGGGATTACGGCCGGAGAAGCCGAGAATCCGAAATATACGCTGCAAAAAGCGATCAAAAACATCATCTGGCGCATTCTGATTTTTTACGTGGGCGCGGTCTTTGTGATTGTCACGATCTATCCTTGGGATCAGGTGGGGGAAATCGGCAGTCCGTTTGTTTTGACCTTTGCCAAGGTGGGGATTGTGGCTGCGGCGGGCATCATTAATTTTGTGGTGCTGACCGCCGCCATGTCCGGCTGCAACAGCGGAATTTACAGTGCGGGAAGAATGCTGTATACGCTGGCGAAGAACGGACAGGCCCCGAAGTTTTTTGGCAAAGTCTCGAAGACCGGTGTACCGAGGAACAGTATTATCACGACAATCGCCCTGCTGCTGCTGGGTGTTCTGTTCAACTATCTGATGCCTGACTCCAAGCTGTTTCTGTACATATACAGTGCCAGTATTCTTCCGGGAATGGTGCCGTGGTTTGCACTCGCGGTCAGCCAGTTCCGGTTCCGGGCGAAATGGCGAAGCGAAATGGGCGCGCATCCGTTCAAGTCACTGTTCTTTCCGGTCAGCAACTATATCACGGTAATCTTTCTGTCGCTGGTGCTGGTCGGCATGTGGTTTAATCCGGATACCCGCACTCCCCTGATTGTCGGCGCAGTCTTTATTCTAATGGTCATTGCCGGATATTATGTGTTCGGGATTGGCAGAGGCCAGCAGCGTTAA